Part of the Verrucomicrobiota bacterium genome, CGGACACATGCTGGGCAACCTCCAGGTTTTCGGTCCTCCGGAAGCGATCAACAAATACGCTTATTTCCTCCACAAAGTCCTTCCGTGGGAGTTTTTGCTGGTGGTCAGATTTGTTCTTCTGGCTGCCGTACTTCTTCACATCGGATCAGCGGTCCTTCTGGTAATCGAAAACCGGCGAGCCCGCCCCGAGACCTATGAACGTCAGAGATACATGAAGGCCTCGTTTGCAGCCCGAACGATGAAATACTCAGGTGTCGTTGTCTTGGCATTCATCATATTTCATCTGTTACACTTCACAGTCCAAAACATAGATCCGGCTTACAAAAACCTCCGGTTTGATCTCGACGGGAAGGACACTCAGGATGTTTACGCGATGCTTATCTTTGGGTTCTCCAATGTATGGGTGGCTTGCTTCTA contains:
- a CDS encoding succinate dehydrogenase cytochrome b subunit: MSIPAFLTSSLAKKFVMALTGLILVGFVFGHMLGNLQVFGPPEAINKYAYFLHKVLPWEFLLVVRFVLLAAVLLHIGSAVLLVIENRRARPETYERQRYMKASFAARTMKYSGVVVLAFIIFHLLHFTVQNIDPAYKNLRFDLDGKDTQDVYAMLIFGFSNVWVACFYVVAMALLCWHLSHGVSSMFQTLGLRNEIWRTRLNQIAVAFGLIVFAGFVAIPISSLISWYGGPDIVYGSEVRSATEAWNGTEPIYVSYPTSSH